DNA sequence from the Coffea arabica cultivar ET-39 chromosome 11c, Coffea Arabica ET-39 HiFi, whole genome shotgun sequence genome:
AAGTTCAGACACCCAGATGCTTTGGAATAGAATTCTGTCTACTAGAATTTGAACAATTTTTATCAAATGCTTTGGAACTTAAAGTTGTTccaggaacaaaaaaaaaaaaaaaaagaaagaaagataagcGGCTGAAATTTTCTACACATTATTTTAACATTTGGCAATAACCAAAATCAAactcaaaagaaacaaaactctTAAAACATCTGCTTCAGTTCGGGTCTGAGAAGAACTTGTTAACACTTGGCATCACCTCAGGGCGCCTGCCTCGAAGGAACTGTCTAAGACGATGTTGTGCATAATACTCACCCTCTTCAAAGTTGTTAAGCACCCCTGCAGCTCTATTCTCTTTAGTAACCCTGAGATTGGAAATATAGGTCAGACAATGTTCAATTAGCTTGCATTAGTCTCAATGTATTTCTTTGTGGAAATTTCTTCTGAGTCTTTTGCTTTCTCAATCTCAATGTACAACATTCTTTAAATCCATTAGAACTAGAGACATCATTTAATTGACAACATAAAACCTTTATCCTTAAAATGCTCTAATCTAGAATGTTCACCTTTTCTTTGCCAAACAACTGGTATTAGTTCGAACAGGACCAGATttgatgggaaaaaaaaatcaagaaaaggtaCCTGACTTCAGGATTAGTACAGATATTCCTCACAAGTTGCATGGTGCATAGGCCTACAACTGCGGCAACTGGTGCCAGGAGTGGATATACCTATTCAAATATTACattaaaaaaagagaagaaattaaTTCCAGGTCTTTTGATGCCATTCCTAATCCTTAGCAATGGTGACAATTTTGAAACTAATTTTCTAATATTTAAAGTAAGGAACCATGCGCAAGAAATCAAGATTTGGTTAAACCAAGCAAACATAACGTAACAATGATGGTTCAACAATAGAAATAAATAATTGAAGAATGAGGGTTACCTCAGGCTTAATCCATCTGGAATAACCACCCATGTTTGGAGCTGCTTCAAAGGATGAGAGAACAAGCACAACAAAATTTCCTCCCTTGCCCTCGAGCTACCCCAAAGGAGAACAAAATACAGAATAAAAGAGTGAAGAAAGTGGTCTCTTCCCTAACCTTAGACAAAGTGCTAGGAGAAGCAACCACCAAAATGCTGCAACCGATGATATAGATCATTATATAAGGTACATTACTGAAGCCCCAGGAATGTAGGAAACGTTTGTGTACCAAAGGTCTTGCAAATTTTTGGCCAGGCATTGTAGCTTTGCTGTCAAAAATAGGGATGGGATTATTGGATATGATGTCCGGCTCCAAAAAATTATCCCCCATTattattagggataattttaaaaacttctcTTGAGGTTTTCGACAATTTCACTCGACGTCCTTGATGTTTACATAATTACAAAGACCTCCATTGTTGTGATAAAAAGACAATAATGccttttattaattgttaacTCATTGAAAAATTCTATCAAATATTAAAACACTCTCATCTATTATTAACTAATAATTCAAACTACAGTTTTTTCCATTTAACTATCTATTATCttcctcatatatatatatatatatatatattttttttctttcaaactcattaatttattattatcaaccaAATATGTACTGTGGCTACTCATAAAATCGACATACACATTAAACCACCAATACTTATATATCTTGGTATCTATTCCCAATTCTCGATTTTCCATTATTAGTAAATAGTTTCCTTGCTCCcatttttgtttccaattttttataggtattagcaaattgaaattgtcaaataacaaattgagtgctaatttcattatcaaattagatggagatgaagataatgacagtgataaaaaataaaaattaaggataagaaGTGGAATATGAACTAAATATAAGTTATACTGTTATGGTTATCATGAAAAAAAATGTTCTTGGTATATATTTATAACTGCATtgtgtttctattttttatttacaaTTATTGATATTATTCCAATCGagagaatttgattgattttgaatcCTGTGCCAATGGAATATATTGTATATTGATATTAGTAGCAATGGTTTAGATTATTTTGTAAATGTGACATCCATAAAATTAAATTTAGGGATATTGATGAATATTGTAGTATATTAAGTAAAGTATGATATTGTTATGAAATTATAGGTAAGTTTTTGGATATATTATATAGTGTTTATAGCATTTTGGGTAAGTTTTTGACAGCcattgaattgaaattttgggatATTGATGAATATTGTAGTATATTAAGTAAAATCTAATATTGTTATGAAATTATAGGTAAGTTTTTGGGTATATGATGTAGCGTTTATAATTGATACAATGGTCTGTATCATAAATTTTTAGGTAAAAGAGAAAcattagaacaaaaataaatgttTATGTAGTGATGATTTGGACGTTGATAAGTaggaaataaatataaatgaaatagagattgtaaatcatttttttctttacatTTGTATCGTGAATTATAACTCAAGGGCATTATAGAAATTATGGAAAAATATAGCTTTCTGGGTCTAGAAtattacttaaatagtgaaaatatgagaggtaggtgtaatttttagaaattgagagaaattttctataattattaaaaacctcaggggaggtctgTGAAATTAACCCTTAGCTCTACATGCAATTCCATGAACagtttttccttccaaaatctCAACTCGGTTGATCTTTTTTTTAAGATAAAAAATGGCGAGCACGTCAACCAATACAACTCATTAAGCTGTTGTCCGGCGTAACAACAAAGGTGTCGTGGTGTAGTTGGTTATCACGTCAGTCTAACACACTGAAGGTCTCCGGTTCGAGTCCGGGCGACGCCATTTTTGTCCTGTTCCTCTTTTTTTTggacttctctttcttttctgggTAATTTTTTTTGTCGATTTCTTGCAGTCTCAAAGGGCGCATGGATATTGCATGGTGGCTGACGTAAAACGTCACGCTTGGGAGCCCTCCGACTGACGCTTTTTGTGCTGAAAATTGACAAATTAACACCCCACCACAGCACCACAAGTTCTAGATTCTATATCTATCCTACaccccccaacaaaaaaaaaaaaaaaaaaaagctagttTTAGACCCAAAAAGATGATAAtaatattaataatttaaaagtaACTACAACGCTGCTAGTCGGCTGCTCTGGCGTTGCCACGACAATAATTCGTTGAATGACAGAACAATATGTTGAAATTAATCATATGGCATGGcgtgcattttttaattttgctAGGTCtgtaaattattttaaataatattttacttgtatcgtaaatatattttttaatttatttttttatcacaAGTATTTTCTTCTTTGGTTGAAATAAACacgatataaaaaaaaaaaaaaaaagcaagaaacaTCTTCTACTTTTTCTCATCGTAATTAATTGAGGATCGCGAAACCATTAGATATTCGATCGGGGCACGAGCCCCGCAGCTCACGAGAAGTTTCAAGCCTTACCTAGCaaacaacaaataaagtaaTAAAGGGCCATCACCATTGAAATCGAAAGGCACTACcggtaaaaaaaatcaaagcgaTGAATTGCTCATGAAAATTGTTTGGCTCTGAGAGTTTGCAAATAGATGACATGAGATGGCCCAGCCCACCATCGCACCATCGGTCGGATTTATCACAGGtcaactccaaaaaaaaaaaaaaaaagtcttataCTGCAACTTCGCACCACCACGAAATATACGATGATGGCTGGCTGTTGAAGGAAGAGGCAAAGAGGACAGCGACAACGTAACCCAACAAAAGAACAGCTCACAACTTGTCTAGAATCTAGATAGAGAagccaaaattttaaaaaaaaaaaaaaaaatcaagtttgaaaaattgtcaaaaaaaaataaattcaaaattttaagcAAGAAAGTCAGAAAAAGGCCTATAAAAATTTAAGACGAAAAGAAATACTACTACTTTTCAGTCTTTGATGACAATTCCTTGTTCAATTGTGTAATCTTCCCGAACCATGGAAGGATCCAATCCAATGGCTTCTACCGTTTGATTATCGGACGAATTATGCCCCCGAATATTCCAATCGCGCCATAGATTTTTTGCATTCCCCATAAATCCCATGGCTAACTCACGAACTTTTTTACTTACCCATGCATGGAAACTCTTTAACGCTGCTTAGAATTCCTAAACCCCACCTccttaaaaataattttcttgaacaaggaaaaaaataatgattACTTATTAGTTTCAtaatcatttcttttttttttttgggataagtTCATTATTGTCTTTGCTTTAATAAAAGGAAACTAAATCCTTCACTAGTACTAATTCATTACTAATTTAGCTCTCCTTAAAGTTTCTAACCTTTGTTTTTccaagtctctctctctctctctctctctctatatatatatatatactccctccgttccactttgatagtcctgtattcttttttcatctgtcccaaattgtagtccactttccaattgaagaatgtagttgtattttaatttttttaaaatatccttattcaatgtaagtagttgttactataaacctacatcatttaatgagagttgattctttttttaccatcaattcaagttcacATAAAATTGtatcatatttaatgtgagtgtattttagaaaaatagcaatttaaatttacttttccaacaaaattaactattttttcttaaattgtgtgaaaaaaagaaacaggactatcaaagtggaacgGAGGAAGTATATAAAGTCTAAAAAAGCTAAAAAGTCGAGGCCGAACATTTAGTCCAAAACCACCTTGACCTAGGCACACAAATCAGCCGACTCATCCGGATTTACAACAGTAAACATCATTAGTTTAAACTAATAGCACCATTTCCATTTTCCCGTTTCCCAAATCCTCAAATTTTCCCATTTCCGAAATCCTCAAAACAGTCAGTCTGGAACCTTCTTTCATTTTACactttttgcccttttttattcttttgaagAATAATTTCCTTTTAGTACTACTAgtcttggattcttatctttttctCCAAGACTtatagagagagaaagagagagccgcTCGCGTGAATGACCCAACAACGCCCACGGCTTGTGATTGAAAAACCATCTTCTACCTCTCTTTAAAGTAGTCCCATTTTCCTATTCTCTCACCTCACTCTCAATtattctctctcttctctcgcTCTTGTTCTGCTGTCCATACTTTGCTCTAAAACCTTTCTGTTAAACCTCGAGCTAGACAAAATCCATGGGGAAGGTTACGATCGGAATCAATGGTTTGTATTTTTTCTTCtccggttttttttttttttgtgacgatTAGTTCTGCTCGTTTTGTGTCAAAGTTGAGATCTctgatgtcttttttttttttttttgtaatttttatgGGTCTTTGTCTAACAGGCTTTGGAAGAATTGGACGTTTGGTTGCTAGAGTTGCCTTGCAGAGGGATGATGTAGAACTTGTTGCTATTAATGATCCATTTATCACCACTGATTACATGGTAAGTTCAACTACTACTTGTTATTGCAGTTAACACGAGTCAAGATTGAATTTTTACGCGATTCTTCTTTAGGAATTAGGAGATCTGTAAAAGTTCGTCACTTTTACAGTAAAAGAAAGTAGTGTTGTTGTTGTTGAAGCTATGTTCTGGATCTGTAGTCATGTGcctttctgatttgtgtgatgCACAAATTGTAGACATATATGTTCAAGTATGATACTGTCCATGGACAATGGAAACATCATGAGGTTAAGGTTAAGGATGACAAGACCCTTCTTTTCGGTGAAAAGCCAGTCAAAGTCTTTGGACTCAGGTATGGTATTTCCTGAAATTAATTTAATCCGTGTAATTTGGTCGGAAGGTTTGACTTTTTTCGCCAAAAAGGTTATGCATTATGTGGTTTTCTGTTGTGTG
Encoded proteins:
- the LOC113717844 gene encoding uncharacterized protein; this encodes MGGYSRWIKPEVYPLLAPVAAVVGLCTMQLVRNICTNPEVRVTKENRAAGVLNNFEEGEYYAQHRLRQFLRGRRPEVMPSVNKFFSDPN